CGGAGGAGCTAAAAAGATTATTAAAACAACCTTTTTGCTCACTTTATTGAATTTATCACAGTAAATAAGGTGAGTGTTGTCTTTCTGTTTTGTGAAGTCTAGCTTCTAGTGAGCTAAGCTCATGTTGTTGTTCAGCCTTATATTTAGTAATGATTCTAGTTGAGGTTAATTCCTCATATAGATTCAATGCCGTAGAGACTAACAAGAGAATACCTGTTCCACCAAAAGCAACCTGAGAAGGCATTCCAGTTCACATATTAAGTAAGTTTGGCATAATAGTTACTAGGCCCAAAAAAGGGGCACCAAGTCAGTTAATCTTATTCAAAACCATTCTCAAATAGTTGTGAGTCTCCTGACCTATCATAATTCCAGGTATAAATTGAGAAGACTTTTGAAATGACCTACACATCTCATCTGTATTCAATTGAACTTGGCAATAAAGAAAAGAGAACAGCACAATTAATAAAAAATAAATCATTAATCCTGTAGGGCTACCAAAAGATATATAGTTCTGAATAAATGCATTAAATCCTGGGGACGAGGATTTAGTTAGTTCTGCTATACCTACAGGAAATATCATCATAGAACCTGCAAATACTACAGGCATAATACCTACAGGCATAATCTTGATAGGAAGATATCCCAACTTTCTCTTATCAAGAATTAATCCTGCACCTGTTTGTTGAATAGGTATCTTCCTCACAGAACCAGTAATGAATACCATTAATGCAATTACCATTACATAGAAAAATAGATAAATGATGAATTTAAAGACATTAACTAATAATCTAACATTTCCAGACCCTCCTTCTAGATTCGATAGATAGTTGTAGGAAGCATAAAAGTTTTCAGGTATTGAAGAAATAATACCTGAAACTATCAAAAGAGAAATTCCATTTCCCAAACCTTTTTTTGAAATAAGGTCTGAAAAGAATAGAGAAACATAAGTTCCGGCTACAAAAATTAGAACCATCAAGACTCTTTGAAAAATATAGAGTTGACTAAAAGTTACAAATCTTCCGCCGTAATTAGCAGATTCATCAACTTTTTTTAATGTATCTGCTTTCGGAGGCTCTCATAAATGAAGGAAGCTAACTCCTTCATTATTGAGAAGATAAAGAGTACCTATAGAAGTTATGACTGCAAAGGGTAATGTTAAGAGTCTTGTGTAGAGCTCTATTTTTGCTCTTCCTAGTTCACCAGCTTTTCTTAATTCAGTTAACTTCTTAACTAAGTCATTAGACATTATCTGAATAATGATTTGAGCAGTAATGTAGGGAGAAATCCCTACAGAAAAAATACTTGCTCTTTTAAATCCTCCTCCTCCGAATAAGTTAAGTAGTTGTGCTAGTCCTGAAAAAGAATTGACTCTATGTGGATTAATTAATGGTGCCGTTATGTGAGATCCTACTTGAAACAAAAATAGGATTGAACAAGTTGCAAGAAGGGAAATAATAGTTCCCCTATTCTTATAGAAAAAGGAATGGGTGGGGATAAGCCCCATTCCTGAGAACTCCTTCTAGTTGATAGGAGAGTAAATTAGCACTCCACGAAGTGATCTTTTTCCAAAGTTATTAAGGTACTTCCACTTTGCTTTGCTCACTTCAAAACTCCCTTAGAAAAAGAATGTGCAGATATTTTAATTCCAGAAAGTGAACAATTATCCCCAATAATTTTTATTTTTCTGTCTCTAGGCTTAAGGAGTCTTAATTTTCTCATCTGAATGAAATAAAACTCTTTAATGTCAGGAAAAAACTCAAATCTTTTTAAAGAAATAATCTTTACTTCTTCTCTGAAAGCTCTGTTATTAAATCCATATTTACCTATTTTTCTGAAAAGGGGCATTTGGCCCCCTTCAAAACCTAATCTAACTGTACCAGATTTTCTAGAATTTTGCCCTTTAGTACCTCTGGTAGATCTGCCTCCAATTCCGCTTCCAAATCCTCTACCTACTATCTTTTTTCTCTGGCCTCTAGAGCCATAAGTGTAATGAAGATTAGAAAGTTCCACTTTCTATTGTTCCAATAATTCTTCTCCCTCCAAAAGTTCTTCTGGTGATTTTGGGGGCAATCTAAACAATTCCTCAAAAGTTTTATCTCTCAATTTTGCTACAGTTCTAGGAGATCTTTGAGACAGTAGTGCATGCATAGTAGCTCTCAACATATTAATTGGATTGTTAGCTCCAAGATTCTTGGAATATAGATCTTTGTAACCAGCTAAAAGTAATAGTTTTTTAATAGAACCTCCAGCTATTATTCCAGTACCTTCTTTAGCTGGCTTTAATAAAACTTTGGATGCATTGTGTTTTCCGAGGAATTCATGATAAATAGTTCCTCTACTATTCATTGGAATTTGAACAGCTGTTTTAATAGCCTTTCTGGATGCCTTACTAAAGGCAACTGAATATTCCTTTGATTTTCCAATTGCAAAACCCACTTTCCCCCTCTTATTTCCCACAGCTACTAAAACTCAAACTCTGCTTTGCCTTCCCCCTCTAGTAGTCTTCGAAACTCTCTTTACTTTAATTAATTTTTCTTCGAATTCATTTAAGTAGGAACTAAACTTTTTATCTTCTTTCTTTTTTCCCTGTTCATCTTGACCAGCAGGCTTTGGTCCAGTAAACTTACTAAATTTTTTATATTCGTAATAAAAACCTAATGGCTGTTCATCTGAAGGATAACTCATCTTATATTCGAACTCCTCCCTCTATCAGCTTTTCTCTTACTTTAGCTAAAGTCCCAGTGTAAGAATGATAACCTCTATCTAAACTGAGAGCAGAAATATTCTTTTCTTTTAACTTTTCCAACAAAGAATTAATTATCTTAGTTAGATTTTCTTCCCCTCCCTTCTTAATTCCTAATTGAAGAGAAGAGCAAGAAAACAACATTCTTCCACTCTCTCAATCTCTAACTAAAAGATAGAGATGTAAATTAGTCTTTTTGACTCTAAGAATGTGCTTTCTTCCCTCTTTTGATCTTGAGAAAACTCTCTTGGCTCTACGAGCCCGTCTCTTTTGTAATTCTGAAAGACTATCTCTAGAAATTGTGGTTTTTACTTCTTAGATTTTTCAGCACTCTTACCTGCTTTTCTAATAACTATATCTCCCTCTATTCTCACTCCCTTTAGTTTATATGGTTCAACAGGTCTTTGTTTTTTTATTAAAGCTGCAAACTCCCCTAAAACCTCTTTATTGTGTGACTTTAAAGTCACATCTTTACCGCTAGAACTTATTTCCATTTCAATATCCTTAGGAATCCTAAGATTAATATCTTTTGAATACCCTAAGGATAATACCAAGATACTATCCTTCTTAGTTACTTTATAACCAGCACCATCAATAATTAATTTTTTTTCAAATCCTTTAACTAATCCTGTAATAGCTCCCTGTGATAGGGAGTTTAAAGTTCCCTGCATCATATTAGAAAATTTAGAACTATTTGCCCTCTCAAATGAGAGTATTGAATTTTCTAATTTCACTTTTACAACCATAGGGTCATAATTAATTTTTCTTATCTTTTCTCCCTTAGAAAAAATTAATGCACTATCAGTTACTTCAAACTTAACCTCGGGAGGAAGATTTAACTTTCTATTTCCTACTCGAGACATTAAATTTAACTACCAAATGTGAGCCAAAATAATTCCTCCTAATCCTTTTTCTCTAGCCTCTTTCTCTCCCATTACTCCTTGAGAAGTTGTAAGAATAACTGTACCAAGTCCGGATAACAAAATAGGTAATTTCTTGTGAGAAGAGCTTACCATTCTACTTGGTACAGTTATTTTCTTAATTCCTTCAAAAGAAGAAACACCTCCTTTATATTTCAAAAAAACAGTACTTCTTCTCTTATTATTTTCAATTTTGGTCACAAAACCCCTAATATAACCCTCTTCCTCCATTACTCTAAGTATTTCCTCCAATAACTTAGAAGACCAAAAACTAACTTCCTTTTTTTTAGCCTTAGCCCCTAATTTTATTTGGTTTAAACCATTTGCTATTAAATCAGTTACCATGAAGCTTTCATAACTCCAGGGATATAACCCCAGCTCGCTAATTCTCTAAAACACAACCTACAAAGCATATAGTCTCTGAAAACAGCTCTGGCTCTGCCGCAACGACCGCATCTTGTGTAAGCTCTGGTCGCAAACTTTGGTGCTTTTTGTTGCTTAAGAATTAATGCTTTTCTAGCCATTAATTCTTTGCAAATGGACAACCTAAAGCCTTAAACAAAGCTATAGAAGCTTCTCTATTGTCAGAAGAATTAACTAAGCTAATATTCATTCCCCTCAACTTCTTGACCTTATCATAGTTTAATTCCGTAAAAATTATTTGTTCTTTAATACCTATATTTAAGTTACCTCTATGGTCTACAGACTTTAGCTTGATTCCTTTAAAGTCTCTAGATCTAGGGAGTGCAACTTTGAATAATTTCTCAACAAAAGATCACATTCGATCATTTCTAAGAGTTAACTTTAATCCTATTGGTTGACCCTCTCTAAGCTTAAATTCTGCAATAGAAGCCTTTGAATAAGTAATTAAAGGCTTCTGTGCAGTAATTAACTCTAATTCCTTAGCTGAAGATTCAATAAATTGTTTTTCCTTAGCTCCATCTCCGCAACCTACATTAATAACTATTTTTTGAAGTCTAGGTACTTGCATTGGAGAACTAAATTTAAATTCCTTCATCAGACTAGCCACTATTTCCTTTTTATATTTTTCCTTGAGAGCTCAGCTGAAATTACTCATCTCTAACTCTTATCAGATTTAGAAGATCTAGGTACTCTTTCTTTTTTTCCATCTTCTTTAATAACAAAAGAAGCTTTATATGCTTTTTTCTTTTTGTCATTAGTTATTAATGCCAAGTTGGAGACGTGAATAGCTCTTTCTTTTTCAATTGTTCCCTTACCTTTTTGATATCTCTTATATTTTCCTACCCCCTCAACTAAAGCTCTGCTTTTGCTCACAATAACTTCCTTGATCTTTCCCTCTTTACCTTTTAGAGATCCTCTAGTAACTCTAACTAAATCTCCCTTTCTTATTCTGTTCATTAAATTACAAATTCAGCAATTGAAACTAATTTGTTATACCCTTTTTCCTTTAACTCTCTAGTTAAAGGACCAAAAACTCTAGATCCCAATAAAGAACCATCATTCTTTAGTAAAACGCAGGCATTCTCATCAAAAGAGATAGTAGCTCCTGACTTTCTTCTAAGCTTTGATTTAGTTCTAACAATCAAAGCTTTAAACATATCTCCCTTTTTAACGCCAGAAAAAGTAGATAGTTTTTTAACTGACACCAAAACAACATCCCCAATTTCTGCATACCTTCTTTTGCTTCCTCCATAAACCTTAATAACGCCAACTTTCTTAGCTCCGGTGTTATCAGCCACATTTAACTTGGATAAAGTTTGAATCATATTAATTAACTATCTTTGACTCGGCTTCAGACAACAATACTCATCTCTTTAGAGCGGAATACGCTCTAGAACTAACTATACTTACTGTTTCTCCCAATTTAACAGATTCATTTTCAACATGAACATGCATCTTCTTATATCTAATTTTCAAAATACCATACTTTGGTATTCTGTAAAGTCTTCTCACTCTAACTATTAAAGTTTTTGGTCTTGTTGCAACCACTTGACCAACCAAAACTTTTCCCTTGACTACTTTCTTTTGTTCCATTATTTAGAATCTGCTGAAGTTGACTTGGATTGTTTCTCCTTAGCATCTTCTAAAGCAATATAGTGTGATAAATCTTTATTACTAAATCTTTCTTTTCTCTCATTAAGTATTGTTAACAATTGCGCAATTGTTCTTTTTGTCACTCTTATTAAGCTAGTATTCTTAAGAGCCCCTTGGGCTAATTGAAATCTGTATTCAACTAGTTTGATTTTTAATTTGAATAACATCTCTTTTAATTTTTCAGTCTCTAAAGCCCTTAGTTCTGTAAGCATTATTTACTAATTTCTCTATACACTACTTCTGTTTTTATAGGAAGTTTTGCCCCTGCCTTATAAAAGGTAGTGGCAACATCTTCTTTGTTTAAACCTTCAACTTCAAACAATATGGTACCTATCTTAACCGTTGCTACTCAGTGGTCTGGTGCTCCTTTTCCAGATCCCATACGAACTTCTAGTGGCTTTTTAGTTAAAGAAAGATGAGGAAAAACTCTTATTCACATCTTTCCCGATTTACCAAGTCTTTTAGATATTGCTATTCTGGCAGATTCTAACTGTCTTTCAGTAATTCAAGCTCCCTCTAGGGCCCTCAATCCTGCCGAACCGAATGAAAGATATTTATTCCCCTTTGCTTGCCCTTCATAACTAATTTTGTGGGGCTTTCTTCACTTAGTTTTCTTTGGGTGCATAGTTTCAACAAACTAATTCCCCTGAGCAATCAGGTATCTCCCTGTTTCATCTTTATAGACTCTAACTTTGTCTGGCATTGGAGAAAAGTAATTTCCGAAATAAAGACCCCTATTAATTCAAACTTTTACTCCTAGGACTCCATATGTAGTTCTAGCTATCTTATAGGAATACTCTATATTCGCTCTTAAAGTGGAACAAGGAATTTCTCCTTCTGTACAACTCTCAGATCTAGCCATTTCTGCTCCATTAATTCTTCCAGAAACTTTGATTCTGATTCCCCTAGCCCCAGAAAACATAGCTTTCTTGATAGTTCTTTTCATAGCCAATCTAATAGGAGCTCTATCTTCTAGTTGCTCTACAACTTCATTGGCTATGACAATAGCGCTAACCCCAGGATTTTTTAATTCCAAGAAAATTAACTCAATCTCTCATTTTCTATAAGTTAATTTTCTTAGTAATCTAGTTAATCTTTCCTTTTCCTCTGGTAGGTTGTATACACCTATTTCAATCAAATGAGCTGTAACTCTAATAGTTCAAATTCCCTTAAAGTCTACAAATCTATCTATTTCAACTTGGGCTAAAACACCATCTCTGCACTCTTTCTCAATTAGCTTTCTAATCTTCTCATCTTCTAGTATCCAACTAGCTGCACTCTTTCTATCTGGAGCATTCCATCTAGAGTTTCAATTCTTATTGAAACCTAGTCTTACTGAATTTGGATTACACTTTTGACCCATATCTAAATACCAGCTTTTTCTTCCTCCTTAATGTACTCCTCTATTTTTTTAGTACTTAGCTCTGCTCCCTCTTGAATCTTGGATTTAGTTGAAGGCGTTTTCAACTTTTTTGAATCTTTTGCCTTCGCCTCTTCAACTAAAGTTACTGAAAGATTAGTTAACCTATGTGTTCTTAGATCTGTTCTTCCCTTTGCTCTGTAAAAACCTCTCTTTAATCTAGTGCCCTTTGTGGCAGTACACTCCTCAACTCTTAAATTGTCTCCGCTCATAGCAAAATTATTAACTGCGTTTGCAGAAGCCTCTAATAATAATTTAAAAAGCATTTTTACAATCTTTTTCTTATCAATAGAATGAAGTATCTTATAAGCTGTTGATAAAGGCTTCTTGTGAATTAATCTACAAACATGTACTGCTTTGGTTGGAGAAATTCTAAGATTTCGATGTTTTACTCTAACTTGTTGTTTCATAACTCCAACACTAAATATTATTTCTTTTTAGCTGTTTTAGCTAAAGTATGTTGTTTGAATACTCTTGTTGGAGCAAACTCTCCTAACTTATGCCCTAACATGTACTCG
Above is a window of Mycoplasma ovis str. Michigan DNA encoding:
- a CDS encoding 50S ribosomal protein L6 — encoded protein: MSRVGNRKLNLPPEVKFEVTDSALIFSKGEKIRKINYDPMVVKVKLENSILSFERANSSKFSNMMQGTLNSLSQGAITGLVKGFEKKLIIDGAGYKVTKKDSILVLSLGYSKDINLRIPKDIEMEISSSGKDVTLKSHNKEVLGEFAALIKKQRPVEPYKLKGVRIEGDIVIRKAGKSAEKSKK
- a CDS encoding type Z 30S ribosomal protein S14 — encoded protein: MSICKELMARKALILKQQKAPKFATRAYTRCGRCGRARAVFRDYMLCRLCFRELASWGYIPGVMKASW
- the rpsE gene encoding 30S ribosomal protein S5 produces the protein MSYPSDEQPLGFYYEYKKFSKFTGPKPAGQDEQGKKKEDKKFSSYLNEFEEKLIKVKRVSKTTRGGRQSRVWVLVAVGNKRGKVGFAIGKSKEYSVAFSKASRKAIKTAVQIPMNSRGTIYHEFLGKHNASKVLLKPAKEGTGIIAGGSIKKLLLLAGYKDLYSKNLGANNPINMLRATMHALLSQRSPRTVAKLRDKTFEELFRLPPKSPEELLEGEELLEQ
- a CDS encoding uL22m family ribosomal protein, with the protein product MKQQVRVKHRNLRISPTKAVHVCRLIHKKPLSTAYKILHSIDKKKIVKMLFKLLLEASANAVNNFAMSGDNLRVEECTATKGTRLKRGFYRAKGRTDLRTHRLTNLSVTLVEEAKAKDSKKLKTPSTKSKIQEGAELSTKKIEEYIKEEEKAGI
- the rplX gene encoding 50S ribosomal protein L24 encodes the protein MNRIRKGDLVRVTRGSLKGKEGKIKEVIVSKSRALVEGVGKYKRYQKGKGTIEKERAIHVSNLALITNDKKKKAYKASFVIKEDGKKERVPRSSKSDKS
- the rplE gene encoding 50S ribosomal protein L5 → MSNFSWALKEKYKKEIVASLMKEFKFSSPMQVPRLQKIVINVGCGDGAKEKQFIESSAKELELITAQKPLITYSKASIAEFKLREGQPIGLKLTLRNDRMWSFVEKLFKVALPRSRDFKGIKLKSVDHRGNLNIGIKEQIIFTELNYDKVKKLRGMNISLVNSSDNREASIALFKALGCPFAKN
- the rpsC gene encoding 30S ribosomal protein S3 — encoded protein: MGQKCNPNSVRLGFNKNWNSRWNAPDRKSAASWILEDEKIRKLIEKECRDGVLAQVEIDRFVDFKGIWTIRVTAHLIEIGVYNLPEEKERLTRLLRKLTYRKWEIELIFLELKNPGVSAIVIANEVVEQLEDRAPIRLAMKRTIKKAMFSGARGIRIKVSGRINGAEMARSESCTEGEIPCSTLRANIEYSYKIARTTYGVLGVKVWINRGLYFGNYFSPMPDKVRVYKDETGRYLIAQGN
- a CDS encoding uS17 family ribosomal protein, yielding MEQKKVVKGKVLVGQVVATRPKTLIVRVRRLYRIPKYGILKIRYKKMHVHVENESVKLGETVSIVSSRAYSALKRWVLLSEAESKIVN
- the rplP gene encoding 50S ribosomal protein L16, whose protein sequence is MHPKKTKWRKPHKISYEGQAKGNKYLSFGSAGLRALEGAWITERQLESARIAISKRLGKSGKMWIRVFPHLSLTKKPLEVRMGSGKGAPDHWVATVKIGTILFEVEGLNKEDVATTFYKAGAKLPIKTEVVYREISK
- the secY gene encoding preprotein translocase subunit SecY, producing the protein MGLIPTHSFFYKNRGTIISLLATCSILFLFQVGSHITAPLINPHRVNSFSGLAQLLNLFGGGGFKRASIFSVGISPYITAQIIIQIMSNDLVKKLTELRKAGELGRAKIELYTRLLTLPFAVITSIGTLYLLNNEGVSFLHLWEPPKADTLKKVDESANYGGRFVTFSQLYIFQRVLMVLIFVAGTYVSLFFSDLISKKGLGNGISLLIVSGIISSIPENFYASYNYLSNLEGGSGNVRLLVNVFKFIIYLFFYVMVIALMVFITGSVRKIPIQQTGAGLILDKRKLGYLPIKIMPVGIMPVVFAGSMMIFPVGIAELTKSSSPGFNAFIQNYISFGSPTGLMIYFLLIVLFSFLYCQVQLNTDEMCRSFQKSSQFIPGIMIGQETHNYLRMVLNKINWLGAPFLGLVTIMPNLLNMWTGMPSQVAFGGTGILLLVSTALNLYEELTSTRIITKYKAEQQHELSSLEARLHKTERQHSPYLLW
- the rpmC gene encoding 50S ribosomal protein L29; its protein translation is MLTELRALETEKLKEMLFKLKIKLVEYRFQLAQGALKNTSLIRVTKRTIAQLLTILNERKERFSNKDLSHYIALEDAKEKQSKSTSADSK
- a CDS encoding 50S ribosomal protein L18; protein product: MSRDSLSELQKRRARRAKRVFSRSKEGRKHILRVKKTNLHLYLLVRDWESGRMLFSCSSLQLGIKKGGEENLTKIINSLLEKLKEKNISALSLDRGYHSYTGTLAKVREKLIEGGVRI
- the rplN gene encoding 50S ribosomal protein L14; its protein translation is MIQTLSKLNVADNTGAKKVGVIKVYGGSKRRYAEIGDVVLVSVKKLSTFSGVKKGDMFKALIVRTKSKLRRKSGATISFDENACVLLKNDGSLLGSRVFGPLTRELKEKGYNKLVSIAEFVI
- a CDS encoding 30S ribosomal protein S8 encodes the protein MVTDLIANGLNQIKLGAKAKKKEVSFWSSKLLEEILRVMEEEGYIRGFVTKIENNKRRSTVFLKYKGGVSSFEGIKKITVPSRMVSSSHKKLPILLSGLGTVILTTSQGVMGEKEAREKGLGGIILAHIW
- the rplO gene encoding 50S ribosomal protein L15, with the protein product MELSNLHYTYGSRGQRKKIVGRGFGSGIGGRSTRGTKGQNSRKSGTVRLGFEGGQMPLFRKIGKYGFNNRAFREEVKIISLKRFEFFPDIKEFYFIQMRKLRLLKPRDRKIKIIGDNCSLSGIKISAHSFSKGVLKWAKQSGSTLITLEKDHFVEC